Proteins found in one Synechococcus sp. UW179A genomic segment:
- a CDS encoding AarF/ABC1/UbiB kinase family protein, which yields MDSLRYNPGRDVRWLLLRPWIGIPRLIQIFWALLGLMLSLLLRGGSNDPRVQRNLARTLLRTLTNLGPCFIKVGQALSTRPDLIRRDWLDELTRLQDDLPSFDHAIALNTIETELGAPVTQLFDEFPDTPVAAASLGQVYKARVGSQRWVAVKVQRPNLTFILRRDMVLIRSLGILAAPFLPLNLGFGLGEIIDEFGRSLFEEIDYYCEADNARHFSRLFAGNDAVTIPDVDEELSSRRVLTTSWIQGSKLRDSEELKSQRLDPAALIRTGVISGLQQLLEFGYFHADPHPGNLFALPGRSGDLGHVAYVDFGMMDSISDQDRLTLTGAVVHLINRDFEAVAKDFQELGFLSPDADLAPIIPALEDALGGSLGDSVGSFNFKAITDRFSELMYDYPFRVPARFALIIRAVVSQEGLALRLDPDFRIIAVAYPYVAKRLLAGDTREMREKLMDVIFDEQGSLRVERLESLLHVVGNYSDGQSSGELLPVAGAGLRLLLSRDGGDLRQRLLLTLIKDDRLNISDLRELTALMRKTFGPRQIAEGVMQRLNPLAA from the coding sequence GTGGATTCGCTTCGCTACAACCCGGGCCGAGATGTCCGATGGCTCCTGTTGCGCCCATGGATCGGCATCCCGCGCCTGATCCAGATCTTCTGGGCTCTGCTGGGCCTGATGCTGAGCTTGTTGCTGCGCGGCGGAAGTAATGACCCCCGCGTTCAGCGCAATCTGGCTCGCACCCTGCTGCGCACGCTGACAAACCTCGGTCCTTGCTTCATCAAGGTTGGCCAGGCCCTTTCGACTCGCCCGGATCTGATCCGTCGCGACTGGCTGGATGAGCTGACACGGCTTCAAGACGATCTGCCTTCCTTCGACCATGCGATCGCTCTGAACACGATCGAGACAGAACTGGGGGCTCCGGTGACTCAGCTTTTTGATGAATTCCCAGATACTCCTGTTGCAGCAGCAAGTCTTGGGCAGGTCTACAAGGCCCGCGTCGGTTCACAACGCTGGGTCGCGGTCAAAGTTCAAAGACCGAATCTGACCTTCATCCTGCGGCGAGACATGGTGCTGATCCGCAGTCTCGGGATTCTGGCCGCGCCCTTTCTGCCACTGAATCTGGGCTTTGGCCTCGGAGAAATCATTGATGAGTTCGGCCGAAGCCTGTTTGAAGAAATCGATTACTACTGCGAAGCAGACAACGCTCGGCACTTCTCAAGATTGTTCGCTGGCAATGACGCGGTCACCATTCCCGATGTTGATGAAGAGCTCTCAAGCCGACGCGTTCTGACCACCAGCTGGATTCAAGGCAGCAAGCTTCGCGATTCAGAGGAGCTCAAGTCCCAGCGCCTTGATCCCGCGGCGCTGATCCGCACAGGTGTGATCAGCGGACTTCAGCAACTTCTGGAGTTCGGTTACTTCCATGCCGATCCCCACCCGGGCAACCTCTTTGCACTCCCTGGGCGCAGCGGTGATCTCGGACACGTGGCCTACGTGGATTTCGGCATGATGGACTCCATCAGTGATCAGGACCGACTGACGCTCACAGGTGCTGTTGTCCACCTGATCAATCGTGATTTTGAAGCGGTTGCCAAAGATTTTCAGGAGCTCGGATTTCTTTCACCCGATGCTGATCTCGCGCCGATCATTCCCGCCCTGGAAGACGCTCTGGGAGGCAGTCTTGGTGATTCCGTTGGTTCCTTCAACTTCAAGGCGATCACCGACCGATTCTCGGAATTGATGTACGACTACCCTTTCCGGGTCCCTGCACGCTTCGCCCTGATCATCCGTGCAGTGGTCAGCCAGGAGGGACTTGCGCTGAGACTGGACCCCGATTTCCGCATCATCGCGGTGGCCTACCCCTATGTGGCCAAGCGACTACTCGCCGGCGATACCAGAGAGATGCGAGAGAAACTGATGGACGTGATCTTTGATGAGCAGGGAAGTCTGCGTGTTGAGCGACTTGAAAGTCTTCTCCACGTTGTGGGCAATTATTCAGATGGTCAGAGCAGTGGAGAGCTGCTGCCGGTGGCAGGGGCTGGACTGCGTCTGTTGCTGAGTCGAGATGGGGGAGACCTGCGTCAGCGCCTCCTCCTGACCCTGATCAAGGATGACCGCCTGAACATCTCAGATCTGAGGGAGCTAACCGCACTGATGAGAAAGACCTTTGGCCCTCGACAGATAGCAGAGGGTGTGATGCAACGCCTGAATCCACTAGCGGCCTGA